A genomic segment from Piliocolobus tephrosceles isolate RC106 chromosome X, ASM277652v3, whole genome shotgun sequence encodes:
- the ZIC2 gene encoding zinc finger protein ZIC 2 translates to MLLDAGPQFPAIGVGSFARHHHHSAAAAAAAAAEMQDRELSLAAAQNGFVDSAAAHMGAFKLNPGAHELSPGQSSAFTSQGPGAYPGSAAAAAAAAALGPHAAHVGSYSGPPFNSTRDFLFRSRGFGDSAPGGGQHGLFGPGAGGLHHAHSDAQGHLLFPGLPEQHGPHGSQNVLNGQMRLGLPGEVFGRSEQYRQVASPRTDPYSAAQLHNQYGPMNMNMGMNMAAAAAHHHHHHHHHPGAFFRYMRQQCIKQELICKWIDPEQLSNPKKSCNKTFSTMHELVTHVSVEHVGGPEQSNHVCFWEECPREGKPFKAKYKLVNHIRVHTGEKPFPCPFPGCGKVFARSENLKIHKRTHTGEKPFQCEFEGCDRRFANSSDRKKHMHVHTSDKPYLCKMCDKSYTHPSSLRKHMKVHESSPQGSESSPAASSGYESSTPPGLVSPSAEPQSSSNLSPAAAAAAAAAAAAAAAVSAVHRGGGSGSGGSGGGSGGGSGGGGGGAGGGGGGSSGGGSGTAGGHSGLSSNFNEWYV, encoded by the exons ATGCTCCTGGACGCGGGTCCGCAGTTCCCGGCCATCGGGGTAGGCAGCTTCGCGCGCCACCATCACCACTCCGCCGCGGCAGCGGCGGCCGCGGCCGCCGAGATGCAGGACCGTGAACTGAGCCTGGCGGCGGCGCAGAACGGCTTCGTTGACTCGGCCGCCGCGCACATGGGAGCCTTCAAGCTCAATCCGGGCGCGCACGAGCTGTCCCCGGGCCAGAGCTCGGCGTTCACGTCGCAGGGCCCCGGCGCCTACCCCGGCTCCGCTGCGGCTGCCGCTGCGGCCGCAGCGCTCGGGCCCCACGCCGCGCACGTTGGTTCCTACTCTGGGCCGCCCTTCAACTCCACCCGGGACTTCCTGTTCCGCAGCCGCGGCTTCGGGGACTCGGCGCCGGGCGGCGGGCAGCACGGGCTGTTCGGGCCGGGCGCGGGCGGCCTGCACCATGCGCACTCGGACGCGCAGGGCCACCTCCTCTTCCCCGGCCTGCCAGAGCAGCACGGGCCGCACGGCTCGCAGAATGTGCTCAACGGGCAGATGCGCCTCGGGCTGCCCGGTGAGGTGTTCGGGCGCTCGGAGCAATACCGCCAGGTGGCCAGCCCGCGGACCGACCCCTACTCGGCGGCGCAACTCCACAACCAGTACGGCCCCATGAATATGAACATGGGTATGAACATGGCAGCAGCCGCggcccatcaccaccaccaccaccaccaccaccccggTGCCTTTTTCCGCTACATGCGGCAGCAGTGCATCAAGCAGGAGCTCATCTGCAAGTGGATCGACCCCGAGCAGCTGAGCAACCCCAAGAAGAGCTGCAACAAAACTTTCAGCACCATGCACGAGCTGGTGACCCACGTCTCCGTGGAGCACGTCGGCGGCCCGGAGCAGAGCAACCACGTCTGCTTCTGGGAGGAGTGTCCGCGCGAGGGCAAGCCCTTCAAGGCCAAATACAAACTAGTCAACCACATCCGCGTGCACACAGGCGAGAAAcccttcccctgccccttccCGGGCTGTGGCAAGGTCTTCGCGCGCTCCGAGAACCTCAAGATTCACAAAAGGACCCACACAG GGGAGAAGCCGTTCCAGTGTGAGTTCGAGGGCTGCGACCGGCGCTTCGCCAACAGCAGCGACAGGAAGAAGCACATGCACGTCCACACCTCCGATAAGCCCTATCTCTGCAAGATGTGCGACAAGTCCTACACGCACCCCAGCTCGCTGAGGAAGCACATGAAG GTCCATGAGTCCTCCCCACAGGGCTCTGAATCCTCCCCGGCCGCCAGCTCTGGCTATGAGTCGTCCACGCCCCCGGGGCTTGTGTCCCCCAGCGCCGAGCCCCAGAGCAGCTCCAACCTGTCCccagcggcggcggcagcggcagcagcggctgcggcggcggcggccgcggtATCCGCCGTGCACCGGGGCGGAGGCTCGGGCAGTGGCGGCTCGGGAGGCGGCTCGGGCGGCGGCAGtggcgggggcggcggcggggcgggcggcgggggcggcggcAGCTCTGGCGGGGGCAGCGGGACAGCCGGGGGCCACAGCGGCCTCTCCTCCAACTTCAATGAATGGTACGTGTGA